A window of Corallococcus macrosporus DSM 14697 contains these coding sequences:
- a CDS encoding CDP-alcohol phosphatidyltransferase family protein, whose amino-acid sequence MSTEPSRARRPRRHFSMIRTFVLADFVTLGNGFAGAGAILASMQYLASGEVRWLWVAFGLMPVALVMDVMDGRIARWRFKKSPLGADLDSLADVISFGMAPAALAFAVGMRGSLDVAALLYFVACGISRLARFNVTSAELSDETGKVKYFEGTPIPTSLALVMVMAAATWAGRVGPDLWGGEWRVGPLVLHPLALMFVASGSAMISKTLRIPKV is encoded by the coding sequence ATGTCGACCGAGCCGTCCCGTGCCCGCCGCCCGCGCCGTCACTTCTCGATGATTCGCACGTTCGTGCTCGCTGACTTCGTGACGCTGGGCAACGGCTTCGCGGGGGCGGGCGCCATCCTGGCGTCGATGCAGTACCTGGCGTCCGGGGAGGTGCGCTGGCTGTGGGTGGCCTTCGGGTTGATGCCGGTGGCGTTGGTGATGGACGTCATGGACGGGCGCATCGCGCGCTGGCGCTTCAAGAAGTCGCCGCTGGGCGCGGACCTGGACTCGCTGGCGGACGTCATCTCCTTCGGCATGGCCCCGGCGGCGCTGGCCTTCGCGGTGGGGATGCGCGGCTCGCTGGACGTGGCGGCGCTGCTCTATTTCGTGGCGTGTGGCATCAGCCGGCTGGCGCGCTTCAACGTCACCTCGGCGGAACTGTCGGATGAGACGGGGAAGGTGAAGTACTTCGAGGGCACGCCCATCCCCACGAGTCTGGCGTTGGTGATGGTGATGGCCGCGGCGACGTGGGCGGGGCGCGTCGGGCCGGACCTCTGGGGCGGCGAGTGGCGCGTGGGGCCGTTGGTGCTGCACCCGCTGGCGCTGATGTTCGTGGCCAGCGGCAGCGCGATGATCAGCAAGACACTGCGCATTCCGAAGGTTTGA